A single region of the Triticum dicoccoides isolate Atlit2015 ecotype Zavitan chromosome 2B, WEW_v2.0, whole genome shotgun sequence genome encodes:
- the LOC119361973 gene encoding DIBOA-glucoside dioxygenase BX6-like produces MPSTESAAGVAWDRRRELQAFDDTKAGVKGLVDAGVTALPPIFRHSPESLEGITSSNHVAGAIPTVDLAAPRREDAVALVRHAAGTVGFFQVVNHGVPAELMAGMLEGVRRFNEGPAEAKQAIYSRDQARKVRFASNFDLFSSAAANWRDTLFFHLAPDPAPSEELPEAVRDVVTEYGHAVTKVGLSVLELLSESLGLSSDHLRDMDCAENLNAVCQYYPPCPEPYLTWGTKRHTDPGFLTVLLQDGMGGLQVLVDGKTWVDVPPVPGAFIMNIGDLLQLVSNDQFRSVEHRVLANKSKDTARVSVASFFNTNIERSTRLYGPITDGHNPPIYRSVTAREFIATFNRIGLDGRSLDHYRLDRDTPTPAVEGCE; encoded by the exons ATGCCTTCCACAGAATCGGCCGCCGGCGTGGCCTGGGACCGCCGGCGTGAGCTGCAGGCGTTCGACGACACCAAGGCGGGCGtcaagggcctcgtcgacgccggcGTCACGGCCCTCCCGCCCATCTTCCGCCACTCGCCGGAGTCCCTGGAGGGCATCACGTCCTCAAACCATGTCGCGGGGGCCATCCCGACCGTCGACCTAGCGGCCCCGCGACGCGAGGACGCGGTCGCCCTGGTGCGGCACGCGGCCGGGACGGTGGGCTTCTTTCAGGTGGTCAACCATGGCGTGCCGGCCGAGCTCATGGCCGGCATGCTCGAGGGGGTGCGCCGGTTCAACGAGGGACCCGCCGAGGCGAAGCAGGCCATCTACAGCAGGGACCAAGCTCGCAAGGTGCGTTTCGCCTCCAACTTCGACctcttctcgtcggcggcggccaaCTGGCGCGACACCCTCTTCTTCCACCTCGCTCCGGACCCGGCACCTTCAGAAGAGCTGCCCGAGGCTGtcag GGATGTGGTCACGGAGTACGGCCACGCGGTGACCAAGGTGGGGCTGTCCGTGCTGGAGCTGCTGTCGGAGTCCCTTGGCCTGAGCAGCGACCACCTGCGCGACATGGACTGCGCGGAGAACCTCAACGCCGTGTGCCAATACTACCCACCGTGCCCGGAGCCGTACCTCACTTGGGGCACCAAGAGGCACACCGACCCGGGCTTCCTCACCGTCCTCCTGCAAGACGGCATGGGCGGCCTCCAGGTGCTCGTCGACGGCAAGACCTGGGTGGATGTCCCTCCCGTGCCCGGCGCTTTCATCATGAACATCGGCGACCTTCTTCAG CTTGTCAGCAATGACCAGTTCAGGAGCGTGGAGCACCGGGTCCTGGCGAACAAGAGCAAAGACACCGCCAGGGTCTCCGTAGCGTCCTTCTTCAACACCAACATTGAGAGATCCACGAGGTTGTATGGCCCCATCACCGATGGACACAACCCCCCAATCTACAGGAGCGTCACCGCTCGAGAGTTCATCGCAACGTTTAATCGCATAGGCCTTGATGGTCGCTCGCTCGACCACTACCGGTTGGACCGGGATACTCCCACACCTGCTGTGGAGGGGTGTGAATGA